The DNA sequence AAATTTGTATGTCTTTTGTCCCGTACGGGACAATCCAAATCTTGTTATTCTATATCCCTACCGACAGATTTTCCCTACAGCAGATTTTCAAATAATTTCTACGTAAAAGAAATAAATTTTTGTGCCTTTGTGCCCTTGAGCCGTTGAAAATGGAATTTGAATTCCGGAGAATTTATGGCTACTTTGCTTTATCAAAATCAGGAATAATTATGGACGTAAAAATAGAAGCAAGCTGGAAAGAACAGCTTCGGGATGAATTTGAAAAACCTTATTTTAAACAACTGACTGATTTTGTTCGGTCGGAATATACCAGCCAAACCGTTTACCCACCGGCTAAGCTGATTTTTAATGCTTTCGAACAATGTCCGTTCGATCAGGTGAAGGTGGTCATCTTAGGGCAGGATCCTTACCACGGACCGGGACAGGCGCACGGACTGTGCTTCTCGGTAAACGATGGTGTCGATTTCCCGCCCAGCTTGCAGAATATTTTTAAAGAAATTCAGGCAGATACAGGAGCTGCGGTTCCAACGAGTGGAAACCTGGAACGTTGGGCGAAACAAGGAGTTTTACTGCTGAACGCGACGTTGACTGTCCGTGCTCACACTGCTGGTTCGCACCAGAAAAAAGGATGGGAGCAATTTACCGATTCGGTGATTCATTTGGTGGCCAACCGGTTGGAGAATGTGGTTTTTATCCTTTGGGGAAATTATGCCATCAGCAAAGGTGAATTTATTGATTCGCGAAAGCACTTGATTTTGAAATCTGTCCATCCGTCGCCACTATCAGCCAGCCGGGGATTCTTCGGGAATCATCAATTTTCAACAACCAATAAATATTTGCTTGAGCATGGGAAAACGCCGGTGAAGTGGTAGGTTTAATTTACCTGTTGAAGACAAAGGTTATAAAACAAGAACGGTGCAATGAATTCACATTGCACCGTTCCTGTTTTATCAAGATCGTCTTAGAATTTATAAACAATAGAATTAATATTCATTCCGGCTCCAACAGAGCATAAAATAATATGATCGCCTGGATTAATCTGCTGACCTTCCATTTTTCCTTTCAAAACAATATCGAGCAAGGTAGGCACTGTGGCGGTTGATGAATTTCCTAATTTTTCGATACTCATCGGCATAATTCCTTCCGGGATTTGCTTCTCATTATACAGTTTGAAAACGTTCTTGAGAATAGCCTCGTCCATCTTTTCGTTTGCCTGATGAATGAGTACTTTTTTGATGTCGCTCAGGTGCAGTCCGGCTTTATCCAGACTGTCTTTTACTACTCCCGGAACATAGGTCAGTGCGTAAACATAAAGTTTATGTCCTGCCATTTTTATAAACTGGTCATTTCCTTCAAAATCAGGATTAAAAGAGTTGCCGTTGACCAGTAAATTCCAATAAGTTGCAGAGTCGGACCTGCTGGAATGGGCTAATATTCCAGTTGGTTCTTCGCTTTCAACTGCTTCCACAATTGTGGCTCCGGCGCCATCGGCATAAATCATCGTATCACGGTCGTGCGGATCGGAAATGCGCGAAAGAACATCTGAACCAACCACTGCTCCTCTTTTGCCAAGACCACTTCGGATATAGGCATCGGCAGTAATCATTCCCTGTGTCCATCCGGGACAGCCAGAGATGATGTCGTGACAAAAACATGAAGGATTCGAAATACCCAATTTATGTTTTACTTTATTGGCAAGACTAGGAA is a window from the Aquipluma nitroreducens genome containing:
- a CDS encoding 3-oxoacyl-ACP synthase III family protein yields the protein MTKQVYTRIVGTGSYIPTRTIGNEYFNNYTFFDPSTKAPFDKDNDEIIRKFKEITNISERRWISDELHNSDMATMAIKEACESAKIDPETLDFILVAHNFGDVNLETTRVDILPSLANKVKHKLGISNPSCFCHDIISGCPGWTQGMITADAYIRSGLGKRGAVVGSDVLSRISDPHDRDTMIYADGAGATIVEAVESEEPTGILAHSSRSDSATYWNLLVNGNSFNPDFEGNDQFIKMAGHKLYVYALTYVPGVVKDSLDKAGLHLSDIKKVLIHQANEKMDEAILKNVFKLYNEKQIPEGIMPMSIEKLGNSSTATVPTLLDIVLKGKMEGQQINPGDHIILCSVGAGMNINSIVYKF
- a CDS encoding uracil-DNA glycosylase, which gives rise to MDVKIEASWKEQLRDEFEKPYFKQLTDFVRSEYTSQTVYPPAKLIFNAFEQCPFDQVKVVILGQDPYHGPGQAHGLCFSVNDGVDFPPSLQNIFKEIQADTGAAVPTSGNLERWAKQGVLLLNATLTVRAHTAGSHQKKGWEQFTDSVIHLVANRLENVVFILWGNYAISKGEFIDSRKHLILKSVHPSPLSASRGFFGNHQFSTTNKYLLEHGKTPVKW